In the Oncorhynchus nerka isolate Pitt River linkage group LG2, Oner_Uvic_2.0, whole genome shotgun sequence genome, one interval contains:
- the LOC115140586 gene encoding E3 ubiquitin-protein ligase DTX3L-like: MAENDVDMMEVGDNTYSSGTSGEPVIVTQPHSCPSSHTQRTVLTDKQKDLYLTDDESEEGLDTPPQGTDLYRAKEDIEGNEDLNQAKVEERKQPSASPDEATVYVTVKWPRKDLPPKWESTLEKTLQSWLNKDFGDKTTDCTLKGLYCNESWAEVKITPSTDVKVLLNQRATQMIFKDQAKTTATVQFHKTAPSTSWNQSDFKPSSMDGSPPTSHTPQDVKLPMTVNTIIHLSGIPHEAQVALQTRFSQYHTYHSLTFTGNFEEVEKFQREVNKVIKEAEARSAGDWNGLAATPTMTHKGMNTHEAPGQTEMSFPVPLTLFGYINQAYQKEMEDIEKRNGVKINADVKVSIKEDSEKTGRDCLLPEAYQELIDLFQKCAGDFHSISAHLPHMNLEDLQNTLNNIQNEESRLVLNVSANSCNVFGPKQSMVAVRKAFGVGHSSTVKTFGMDHSSTDEAFGSGRRSTEIPQKIVLDIKDPLVSSGLSMDPAHWELIQKIFDEQIKAIQNKFGVVFMNNPSQGKVRVTTRSIKSQHTASLESHAIRALMHLYQKVATSTMSCYLLDTTQARTVGDMLEKIRSRHQCVGAGEKYGPWRLIGLPEHLGPAVKELEEKLGGPVFKEEDKQRIVYPEDFNTGAAEVGAAGEATCPICMDIFTNKEKLSCTHEFCKECLRRSVESMGPSCPVCKDVYGKVEGDQPDGTMTHTIYYTNLPGFTQCETIVIDYDIPDGKQTKKHPNPGKHFYGTQRRAYLPNNIEGNEVLKLLKKAFNQRLIFTVGISRTTGAENVVTWNDIHHKTNIGGGAQNFGYPDHDYLSRVKDELKAKGIK, translated from the exons ATGGCAGAAAATGACGTTGACATGATGGAAGTGGGTGATAAT ACCTATTCTTCAGGAACAAGTGGGGAGCCAGTGATAGTAACACAGCCACATTCATGTCCTAGCAGTCACACCCAAAGGACTGTTTTGACTGATAAGCAAAAG GACCTGTATTTGACAGATGATGAATCTGAAGAAGGACTGGATACACCACCCCAG GGCACAGATCTGTATCGGGCAAAGGAGGATATTGAGGGAAATGAG GATCTGAATCAAGCTAAGGTTGAAGAGAGAAAGCAGCCATCAGCATCTCCAGATGAGGCTACAGTCTACGTCACTGTGAAGTGGCCTAGGAAAGACCTTCCACCAAAATGGGAATCTACACTAGAGAAAACTCTCCAGTCATGGCTCAATAAAGACTTTGGTGATAAGACTACAGATTGTACCTTGAAAGGTCTTTATTGCAATGAGTCATGGGCTGAGGTCAAGATAACTCCCTCAACAG ATGTAAAAGTACTTCTGAATCAGAGGGCAACACAGATGATCTTCAAAGACCAGGCCAAGACAACCGCTACTGTGCAGTTTCACAAGACTGCACCATCTACATCCTGGAACCAATCAGACTTTAAACCTAGCTCAATGGATGGCTCTCCTCCAACATCACACACTCCACAGGAT GTCAAACTCCCAATGACTGTAAATACTATCATTCATCTCAGTGGCATCCCACATGAAGCACAGGTTGCCCTTCAGACCAGGTTCAGTCAGTACCACACTTATCACTCACTGACCTTTACTGGGAACTTTGAGGAAGTGGAGAAGTTCCAAAGAGAGGTGAACAAGGTCATCAAGGAAGCTGAGGCTAGGTCAGCAGGTGATTGGAATGGTTTAGCAGCGACACCAACCATGACTCACAAGGGAATGAACACCCATGAAGCTCCTGGGCAAACAGAAATGAGCTTTCCAGTCCCACTGACCCTCTTCGGGTACATTAACCAGGCCTACCAGAAGGAGATGGAGGACATAGAGAAAAGAAATGGAGTCAAAATCAATGCAGATGTGAAGGTGTCCATCAAAGAAGATTCAGAGAAAACAGGCAGAGATTGTCTACTGCCCGAAGCCTACCAGGAGTTAATTGACCTCTTCCAGAAGTGTGCAGGTGATTTTCACAGCATCTCCGCACATCTGCCACACATGAATCTAGAAGACCTCCAGAATACGCTGAATAACATCCAGAATGAGGAGTCCAGGCTGGTGCTGAATGTGTCCGCCAACAGTTGCAATGTGTTTGGGCCGAAGCAGAGCATGGTAGCAGTCAGGAAGGCTTTTGGGGTGGGCCACAGCTCCACAGTGAAGACCTTCGGAATGGATCACAGCTCCACAGATGAGGCCTTTGGATCTGGAAGGAGATCTACAGAGATTCCACAGAAGATTGTGCTTGACATCAAAGACCCACTGGTGTCAAGTGGGCTGTCCATGGACCCAGCCCACTGGGAGCTGATTCAAAAAAtatttgatgaacaaataaaagCAATCCAAAATAAATTTGGAGTAGTTTTCATGAATAATCCCTCTCAGGGGAAGGTCAGAGTGACAACCAGATCTATCAAGTCCCAACACACTGCCTCTCTGGAAAGCCACGCCATCAGAGCTCTCATGCACCTCTACCAGAAGGTTGCCACGTCAACAATGAGCTGCTATCTGCTAGACACTACCCAGGCACGGACTGTGGGGGATATGCTGGAGAAGATCCGCTCTCGACACCAATGTGTTGGGGCAGGAGAAAAATACGGTCCCTGGAGGCTGATTGGCCTACCGGAACATTTAGGCCCTGCTGTCAAAGAGCTTGAAGAGAAGCTGGGTGGGCCTGTGTTTAAAGAGGAAGACAAGCAGAGGATTGTGTATCCTGAAGACTTCAACACTGGAGCAGCTGAGGTGGGAGCAGCTGGAGAAGCGACATGCCCCATAtgcatggatatatttaccaacAAGGAGAAGTTGTCGTGCACCCATGAGTTTTGTAAAGAGTGTCTGAGGCGGTCAGTGGAATCCATGGgccccagctgtcctgtgtgtaagGATGTGTACGGGAAGGTGGAGGGAGACCAGCCTGATGGAACAATGACACACACTATTTATTACACCAACCTACCTGGATTCACTCAATGTGAAACGATAGTTATCGACTATGATATTCCAGATGGAAAACAGACG AAGAAACATCCCAACCCTGGAAAGCACTTCTATGGGACCCAAAGAAGGGCTTATCTACCCAATAACATTGAGGGGAATGAGGTCCTGAAGCTGCTGAAGAAAGCATTTAATCAGAGGCTGATTTTCACAGTTGGGATCTCCAGAACCACTGGGGCAGAAAACGTAGTGACCTGGAATGACATTCACCACAAAACCAACATCGGAGGAGGGGCACAAAA TTTCGGCTATCCTGACCATGACTACCTGAGCAGAGTGAAGGATGAGCTGAAAGCCAAAGGCATCAAATGA